A segment of the Echinicola strongylocentroti genome:
AGGTACATTACATTTTTTACCGCATGCACCATTATTTTAGTGGTGGAGAGGAGGTGAAGGGAGTTATTCTATCATCAGCACTTTTTTGATCACATCTTGCTGTTCGGAATCATCAGCCATGATCATAAGCGTATCGTTTCCTTTGAGCTCTGTTTCGCCATTGGGCGTGATGAACTTTCCGTTCCTGCTGATCAAAACGATAAGGCAGGTGCTTGGAAAACCAATTTCAAGGATTTTTTTACCTATTACCCCTGCGTTTTCGGGTAGGTCCACTTCGATCAGTTCATTTTTGACATCCTCGGAGAGTTCTATGTCCAGCAGTGATTTTTTCTTAAGTCCTTCAGGAAGAGCCAGTCCTAGGATCTTGGCCGCCAGCGAGAGGGTGGTGGCTTGTACGGCTACAGAAGTCAACACGATAAAGAAAACGATATGGAAGATTACATCTGACATCTCCACACCATGAATCATGGGAAAGGTAGCAAAGACAATAGGTACCGCCCCCCTGAGTCCTACCCATGATATAAATAGCTTTTCCTTGAAGTTATATTTAAATGGAAGCAGTGTCAGGAAGACACCTAGAGGTCGGGCGATCACTATAAGGAATATTGCTGCTGCCAGAGCCAGGCCAATTACCGGAAGCATCTGAGAAGGGAAAACCAAAAGCCCCAATGTGATAAACATCACCACCTGCATGAGCCAAGCAACACCATCAAAAAACTTCATCATGCTCCTTTTATGCAGCATTTTTCCGTTGCCTACGGTGAGGGCACAGATGTAAACCGCCAAGAAACCATTGCCGCCTAATAGATCCGTCAGGGTATAGGTGAGCATGACCAGAGAAATCATCAGCACTGGGTACAGTCCTTCCGTGTCTAGTTTTATTTTATTTACAATAAGGACAATCCCCCTTCCGATTAACCATCCCAAAAGTGCACCAACGATCATTTGTGTGAAAAACATGGGGATAATTTCCTTTATCGAAAAATCTTGAATGGTGATCAAGCTGGTCAATGAAATCGTCAGAAAGTAGGCCATCGGGTCATTGCTCCCACTTTCCAGCTCCAATAATGGACGGAGGTTTCCTTTCAGCCCGATGCTTTTGCTTCGTAAAATGGAAAATACCGCAG
Coding sequences within it:
- a CDS encoding potassium/proton antiporter, with amino-acid sequence MILTTENNLLISSLLLFAGVIASKTSGKTGIPALLIFLGVGMLAGSDGIGGIVFDDPSLTQFLGIIALTFILFSGGLDTKWPSVKPILAQGISLSTIGVLLTSISLGGFVYWISDLTLLESLLLGSIVSSTDAAAVFSILRSKSIGLKGNLRPLLELESGSNDPMAYFLTISLTSLITIQDFSIKEIIPMFFTQMIVGALLGWLIGRGIVLIVNKIKLDTEGLYPVLMISLVMLTYTLTDLLGGNGFLAVYICALTVGNGKMLHKRSMMKFFDGVAWLMQVVMFITLGLLVFPSQMLPVIGLALAAAIFLIVIARPLGVFLTLLPFKYNFKEKLFISWVGLRGAVPIVFATFPMIHGVEMSDVIFHIVFFIVLTSVAVQATTLSLAAKILGLALPEGLKKKSLLDIELSEDVKNELIEVDLPENAGVIGKKILEIGFPSTCLIVLISRNGKFITPNGETELKGNDTLMIMADDSEQQDVIKKVLMIE